A part of Leifsonia xyli subsp. xyli str. CTCB07 genomic DNA contains:
- the rpsG gene encoding 30S ribosomal protein S7: protein MPRKGPAPKRPVVADPVYGSPVVSQLVNKILLDGKKGLAERIVYDALEGVSSKSGNDAVATLKKALDNIRPTLEVRSRRVGGSTYQVPVEVKPHRANTLALRWLTSYAKGRREKTMTERLANEILDASNGLGAAVKRREDTHKMAESNKAFAHYRW from the coding sequence ATGCCTCGCAAGGGTCCCGCTCCGAAGCGCCCCGTCGTCGCCGATCCGGTCTACGGCTCCCCGGTCGTCAGCCAGCTCGTCAACAAGATCCTCCTCGACGGCAAGAAGGGCCTCGCTGAGCGCATCGTCTACGACGCGCTCGAAGGCGTCTCCTCCAAGTCGGGCAACGACGCCGTCGCCACCCTCAAGAAGGCGCTGGACAACATTCGCCCGACCCTCGAGGTCCGCAGCCGCCGCGTCGGCGGCTCGACCTACCAGGTGCCGGTTGAGGTCAAGCCGCACCGTGCGAACACCCTCGCGCTGCGTTGGCTCACCAGCTACGCCAAGGGCCGTCGCGAGAAGACGATGACCGAGCGCCTCGCCAACGAGATCCTGGACGCCTCGAACGGCCTCGGCGCGGCTGTGAAGCGCCGTGAGGACACGCACAAGATGGCCGAGTCGAACAAGGCCTTCGCGCACTACCGCTGGTAA
- a CDS encoding DUF4199 domain-containing protein, translated as MSDTPPEDKPERATEPAEPVAAEAHGIDPEVADPPAGPVSARGHLNRSAAGAPPAEPIAAAPPAAPAAVEPEPVVPSDEDVAAAVARNTPEAAAAGSAAVDTASPAESTAAVTAAAEAAHRDGGYPATVAYPPQPVAPVFLQRPEAPKKKSNRGFGLLLALAGTVAFAVLWAVTVVLVGSLIAPGDEFLPALRQYFTGQLSGWAPIVAFFVGMAVLIQIVNRARWWGYILGGLVVAAFVYFVYIGAGLIDAHYWQRTPDEFQVLLRSAWVNPFAVLSGVLAREVSVWTGAWLAARSRRLKARNAEARADYEQQLVDAQNQAVAAYAQQSY; from the coding sequence ATGAGCGACACCCCGCCGGAAGACAAGCCGGAGCGGGCGACGGAGCCGGCCGAGCCGGTGGCAGCCGAGGCACACGGCATCGACCCGGAGGTCGCCGACCCGCCAGCGGGGCCGGTCTCCGCCCGCGGGCACCTCAACCGGTCGGCCGCGGGCGCCCCACCCGCCGAGCCCATCGCCGCGGCTCCGCCCGCCGCCCCCGCTGCGGTCGAGCCCGAGCCGGTCGTCCCCAGCGACGAGGATGTCGCGGCCGCTGTGGCTCGCAACACGCCCGAGGCCGCCGCTGCCGGCAGCGCCGCTGTCGACACCGCATCGCCCGCCGAATCGACCGCTGCGGTCACTGCCGCGGCCGAGGCGGCCCATCGGGACGGCGGTTATCCGGCCACCGTGGCATACCCCCCGCAGCCGGTCGCGCCGGTCTTCCTCCAGCGCCCGGAGGCGCCGAAGAAGAAGAGCAACCGCGGGTTCGGCCTCCTGCTCGCTCTCGCCGGGACGGTCGCCTTCGCTGTCCTGTGGGCCGTCACGGTGGTCCTCGTGGGCTCGCTCATCGCCCCGGGCGACGAGTTCCTCCCCGCCTTGCGGCAGTACTTCACGGGCCAGCTCTCCGGGTGGGCGCCGATTGTGGCGTTCTTCGTCGGGATGGCCGTCCTCATCCAGATCGTCAACCGCGCCCGCTGGTGGGGCTACATCCTGGGTGGGCTCGTCGTCGCGGCCTTCGTCTACTTCGTCTACATCGGCGCCGGTCTGATCGACGCCCACTACTGGCAGCGCACGCCCGACGAGTTCCAGGTCCTGCTGCGCAGCGCCTGGGTGAACCCGTTCGCCGTCCTCTCCGGTGTGCTCGCGCGCGAGGTCTCGGTCTGGACGGGCGCCTGGCTCGCCGCCCGCAGTCGCCGGCTCAAAGCCCGCAACGCCGAGGCGCGGGCCGACTACGAGCAGCAGCTGGTGGACGCTCAGAACCAGGCCGTCGCCGCGTACGCGCAGCAGAGCTACTGA
- the fusA gene encoding elongation factor G — protein sequence MAQDVLTDLHKVRNIGIMAHIDAGKTTTTERILFYTGVNHKLGETHDGASTTDWMEQEKERGITITSAAVTCFWNKNQINIIDTPGHVDFTVEVERSLRVLDGAVAVFDAKEGVEPQSETVWRQADKYVVPRICFVNKMDKLGADFYFTVDTIISRLGAKPLVMQLPIGSESEFIGVVDLIEMRALVWPGDAKGDVTMGAKYEVQEIPADLQAKAEEYRAKLVETVAESDDALLEKFFGGEELTVAEIKGAIRTMTVNNEIYPVLCGSAFKNRGVQPMLDAVIDYLPSPLDVPAIEAHDPRDEEKVILRHADATEPFSALAFKVAVHPFFGRLTYVRIYSGRVDSGAQVINSTKGRKERIGKIFQMHANKENPVDFVTAGNIYAVIGLKDTTTGDTLSDPANEVVLESMTFPEPVIEVAIEPKTKADQEKLGTAIQKLAEEDPTFRTEQNQETGQTVIKGMGELHLDILVDRMKREFNVEANVGKPQVAYRETLRRTVEKHDYTHKKQTGGSGQFAKVQITLEPLEVTPETSYEFVNAVTGGRVPREYIPSVDAGIQDAMQVGVLAGFPTVGVKATLVDGASHDVDSSEMAFKIAGSMAYKEAARKANPVLLEPLMAVEVRTPEEYMGDVIGDLNSRRGQIQSMEDASGVKVVKVNVPLSEMFGYIGDLRSKTSGRAVYSMQFDSYAEVPKAVADEIVQKSKGE from the coding sequence GTGGCACAGGACGTGCTCACCGACCTGCATAAGGTCCGCAACATCGGCATCATGGCCCACATCGACGCCGGCAAGACCACCACGACCGAGCGCATTCTGTTCTACACGGGCGTCAACCACAAACTGGGCGAGACCCACGACGGTGCCTCGACGACCGACTGGATGGAACAGGAGAAGGAGCGCGGCATCACCATTACGTCCGCGGCCGTCACCTGTTTCTGGAACAAGAACCAGATCAACATCATCGACACCCCGGGCCACGTGGACTTCACCGTCGAGGTGGAGCGCTCGCTGCGCGTGCTCGACGGCGCCGTCGCCGTCTTCGACGCCAAGGAAGGAGTCGAGCCCCAGTCGGAGACCGTCTGGCGTCAGGCCGACAAGTACGTCGTCCCCCGCATCTGCTTCGTCAACAAGATGGACAAGCTGGGTGCCGACTTCTACTTCACGGTCGACACCATCATCTCCCGCCTCGGCGCCAAGCCGCTTGTGATGCAGCTCCCGATCGGTTCCGAGTCCGAGTTCATCGGTGTCGTCGACCTGATCGAGATGCGCGCGTTGGTCTGGCCGGGCGACGCCAAGGGTGATGTGACCATGGGCGCCAAGTACGAGGTCCAGGAGATCCCCGCCGACCTTCAGGCCAAGGCCGAGGAGTACCGCGCCAAGCTGGTCGAGACCGTCGCTGAGAGCGACGACGCGCTGCTCGAGAAGTTCTTCGGCGGCGAGGAGCTCACCGTCGCGGAGATCAAGGGCGCCATCCGCACGATGACCGTCAACAACGAGATCTACCCGGTGCTCTGCGGCTCCGCGTTCAAGAACCGCGGTGTGCAGCCGATGCTCGACGCGGTCATCGACTACCTGCCGTCGCCGCTGGACGTCCCGGCCATCGAGGCGCACGACCCGCGCGACGAGGAGAAGGTCATCCTCCGTCACGCCGACGCCACCGAGCCGTTCTCGGCTCTGGCCTTCAAGGTCGCCGTTCATCCGTTCTTCGGTCGCCTCACGTATGTCCGCATCTACTCGGGCCGTGTCGACTCGGGTGCCCAGGTCATCAACTCGACCAAAGGCCGCAAGGAGCGCATCGGCAAGATCTTCCAGATGCACGCCAACAAGGAGAACCCGGTCGACTTCGTCACCGCCGGCAACATCTACGCGGTGATCGGCCTCAAGGACACCACCACCGGCGACACCCTGAGCGACCCGGCCAACGAGGTCGTCCTCGAGTCGATGACCTTCCCGGAGCCGGTGATCGAGGTCGCCATCGAGCCGAAGACCAAGGCCGACCAGGAGAAGCTGGGCACCGCGATCCAGAAGCTCGCCGAAGAGGACCCGACGTTCCGCACCGAGCAGAACCAGGAGACCGGTCAGACGGTCATCAAGGGTATGGGCGAGCTGCACCTCGACATCCTCGTGGACCGCATGAAGCGCGAGTTCAACGTCGAGGCGAACGTGGGCAAGCCGCAGGTCGCCTACCGCGAGACCCTCCGCCGCACGGTGGAGAAGCACGACTACACCCACAAGAAGCAGACCGGTGGTTCCGGTCAGTTCGCAAAGGTGCAGATCACCCTGGAACCGCTCGAGGTCACTCCGGAGACCTCGTACGAGTTCGTCAACGCCGTGACCGGTGGCCGCGTTCCGCGCGAGTACATCCCCTCGGTCGACGCGGGCATCCAGGACGCGATGCAGGTCGGCGTCCTCGCCGGCTTCCCGACGGTGGGCGTCAAGGCGACGCTCGTCGACGGCGCTTCGCACGACGTCGACTCCTCGGAGATGGCGTTCAAGATCGCCGGCTCGATGGCCTACAAAGAGGCTGCCCGGAAGGCGAACCCGGTGCTGCTCGAGCCGCTCATGGCGGTCGAGGTGCGCACCCCGGAGGAGTACATGGGCGACGTCATCGGCGACCTGAACTCGCGTCGTGGGCAGATCCAGTCGATGGAGGACGCCAGCGGTGTGAAGGTCGTCAAGGTGAACGTCCCGCTGTCCGAGATGTTCGGCTATATCGGCGATCTGAGGTCCAAGACCTCCGGCCGTGCGGTGTACTCGATGCAGTTCGACAGCTACGCAGAGGTCCCGAAGGCCGTCGCCGACGAGATCGTCCAGAAGAGCAAGGGCGAGTGA
- a CDS encoding DUF6121 family protein — protein MRDERAYATVVACFAAGLYLALLVAGFGLTSLAANTEVIADSRAGPLIGPAMTGAAVALLLILLILFGRRAPGKRQRVDPGFAFGVATACSLVFAAAGGVAGIAGDPGQSFHYVLFAVAQLGSVYTIVTGLLGFVVALLYQLVLVGRFRQRGRPRWPWEDGDEE, from the coding sequence GTGCGTGACGAGCGCGCCTACGCGACCGTCGTGGCGTGCTTCGCGGCCGGGCTCTATCTTGCGCTGCTGGTGGCGGGATTCGGCCTGACCTCCCTGGCGGCCAACACCGAGGTGATCGCGGATTCGCGCGCCGGCCCGCTGATCGGCCCGGCGATGACCGGCGCGGCGGTCGCGCTGCTGCTGATCCTCCTCATCCTGTTCGGGCGGAGGGCGCCGGGGAAGCGTCAACGTGTCGATCCGGGCTTCGCGTTCGGCGTGGCCACGGCCTGTTCCCTCGTGTTCGCCGCTGCCGGGGGAGTGGCCGGCATCGCGGGCGATCCGGGCCAGTCGTTCCACTACGTCCTGTTCGCTGTGGCTCAACTCGGCAGCGTTTACACGATTGTCACCGGTCTTCTCGGCTTTGTCGTCGCTCTGCTCTATCAGCTCGTGCTGGTCGGCCGCTTCCGCCAGCGCGGCCGCCCGCGCTGGCCGTGGGAGGACGGCGACGAGGAATGA
- the rpsL gene encoding 30S ribosomal protein S12, whose translation MPTIQQLVRKGRTPKVTKTKAPALKANPQQRGVCTRVYTTTPKKPNSALRKVARVKLSNGTEVTAYIPGEGHNLQEHSMVLVRGGRVKDLPGVRYKIVRGALDTQAVKNRKQARSRYGAKMEKK comes from the coding sequence GTGCCAACTATTCAGCAGCTGGTCCGCAAGGGCCGGACGCCGAAGGTCACCAAGACCAAGGCTCCCGCCCTGAAGGCCAACCCGCAGCAGCGCGGCGTGTGTACCCGCGTCTACACCACCACCCCCAAGAAGCCGAACTCGGCGCTCCGCAAGGTCGCGCGTGTCAAGCTCTCGAACGGGACCGAGGTCACCGCCTACATCCCCGGTGAGGGTCACAACCTGCAGGAGCACTCGATGGTGCTCGTCCGCGGCGGCCGTGTGAAGGACCTCCCAGGCGTTCGCTACAAGATCGTTCGTGGCGCGCTGGACACCCAGGCCGTCAAGAACCGCAAGCAGGCTCGCAGCCGCTACGGCGCGAAGATGGAGAAGAAGTAA